Genomic DNA from Myxococcota bacterium:
CCGGGGGGCCCCGCTTCCGTTCGGGCGCACGACGCGAAGACGCGCGCCGCGCCCGACGAGAGGAGTCGTCCGATGGCGAAGCGCGCTCCCGACCCGCTCGCGCCGCGGCGCTGCGCGAGCCAGCGTCGCGCGGAGGTCCTCGTCGACGCCGTCGTCCAGGCGGCCCGCCGCATCCTCGAGGAGGAGGGCGCCGACGCGCTGACGACGAACCGCGTCGCCGAGCGCGCCGGTGTCTCCGTCGGCTCGCTCTACCACTACTTCCCGAACAAGGATTCGATCGTCGCCGCGGTCTTCGAGGAGCGCGTCGCCGAGATCGTCGACGAGACGGTGCGGATGGCGGGATCGCTGCACCTCGAGGATCTCCCCGTCGAGGAGGCGCTCGCCCGCTACGTCGAGATCCTGATCGAACGGCGCACGCGCTTCGCGGGCCTGCACCGCGAGTTCGTCGAGCAGTGGGGCTCGCGCATCGAGCTCACGCACCGCGAGGCGCCGGGCGGCGGCACCTACTACGACGTCACGCACCGCTGGATCTGCAGCGTGGTCGAGCGCGAGCGCGACCGGCTCGACGTCGAGGACGTCGACGCCGCCG
This window encodes:
- a CDS encoding helix-turn-helix domain-containing protein, with the protein product MAKRAPDPLAPRRCASQRRAEVLVDAVVQAARRILEEEGADALTTNRVAERAGVSVGSLYHYFPNKDSIVAAVFEERVAEIVDETVRMAGSLHLEDLPVEEALARYVEILIERRTRFAGLHREFVEQWGSRIELTHREAPGGGTYYDVTHRWICSVVERERDRLDVEDVDAAVHVVLHMCEGIGRAVMEERLPAIPRERLCADVTRAMLACLGFDAGADAARSRPSLVARRSGVRR